The Methanoplanus sp. FWC-SCC4 genome has a window encoding:
- a CDS encoding deoxyguanosinetriphosphate triphosphohydrolase family protein, with the protein MNENEIINDCKGYVNSFEKLYSPFATRDADAIRRHNLKKPDIRTNFSRDSDRIIHSRAFARYIDKTQVFYLVKNDHITHRSLHVQLVSKIARTIGRALHLNEDLIEAISAGHDIGHPPYGHTGEEFLSDLCLKNSAGKFRHSVQSIQFLEKIENTDLSIQVLDGIVCHNGEKYDTHISPQKCGSWKEFDERVIKIRDKEEDIHPMTPEGCVVRFADTVAYIGRDIQDAKEVGLIQKDHQLPESVSKILGNENRDIVNMLIMDLISNSDMEESCSVSYSEDVSAALNELKEYNYEKIYNNPVLTSQKNKIKNMYECLFSEYLKDLEYENKKSKIYTDFLNNHWNTGINSGYAESSEPPEIVRDFIAGMTDNYFESRFYETVIPSKVEGRFGR; encoded by the coding sequence TTGAATGAAAATGAAATTATAAATGATTGTAAAGGTTATGTAAATTCCTTTGAAAAACTGTATTCTCCATTTGCAACCAGGGATGCTGATGCCATACGAAGGCATAATCTTAAAAAACCGGATATAAGAACTAATTTTTCAAGAGATTCCGACAGGATAATTCACTCCCGTGCATTTGCACGTTATATTGACAAAACACAGGTATTCTACCTTGTAAAAAATGACCATATTACACATCGTTCTCTTCATGTTCAGCTGGTCTCTAAAATCGCAAGAACGATCGGCCGTGCCCTTCATTTAAATGAAGATCTAATTGAGGCAATTTCCGCAGGGCATGACATAGGCCATCCGCCTTACGGGCACACAGGAGAAGAATTTCTCTCAGATTTATGCTTAAAAAACAGTGCAGGAAAATTCAGGCACAGTGTTCAGAGCATACAGTTCCTGGAAAAAATAGAAAATACTGATCTTTCAATACAGGTTCTTGACGGAATAGTCTGCCATAACGGAGAAAAATATGATACTCACATTTCACCTCAAAAATGCGGTTCATGGAAAGAATTTGATGAGAGGGTAATAAAAATTAGAGATAAGGAGGAAGATATCCACCCGATGACCCCTGAAGGATGTGTTGTCAGATTTGCAGACACAGTTGCCTACATAGGCAGAGACATCCAGGATGCTAAGGAAGTTGGTTTAATTCAGAAAGATCATCAGTTGCCCGAGAGTGTTTCAAAAATTCTTGGCAATGAAAACCGTGATATTGTAAATATGCTGATAATGGATCTGATCTCCAACAGCGATATGGAAGAATCCTGTTCTGTCTCTTACAGTGAGGACGTATCTGCCGCACTTAATGAATTAAAAGAATACAACTATGAAAAAATATATAATAATCCGGTTCTGACATCACAAAAGAATAAAATAAAAAATATGTATGAATGTCTCTTCAGTGAATACTTAAAAGACCTCGAATATGAAAATAAAAAATCAAAAATATATACTGATTTTCTAAATAATCACTGGAATACAGGAATAAATTCAGGATATGCAGAATCGTCAGAACCGCCTGAAATAGTACGCGATTTCATAGCAGGAATGACAGACAATTACTTTGAAAGCAGATTTTATGAAACCGTTATTCCCTCAAAAGTTGAAGGCAGATTCGGCAGATAA
- a CDS encoding ArgE/DapE family deacylase, which produces MDVAELCSELVRIKSVNPPGNTRDVIGYIRDYLEDIDVPVSLTGGDDGRCNILTGYGPKDLLLLGHVDVVPAIADGWSHDPFSGIIKDGFVYGRGSTDMKGGCAALLTAFSETLKEGITPNANLCFVCDEENGGPLGVRHLLREGMIEPCDCIVAEPTPHLNPCVGQKGLVRLNFEFTGTPGHGSLYPEIGKSAIMNATDFLAFAKSLNEIIYDVDDDIACIISDSSKVISEFFDICNPENILARITYNPGKISGGEELNIVAQKCYLDFEMRIPWGCDSTLLIENIKDVCVNASVNIEECSDPTITRADISLVKTACESISSVYGAKSYPIVQWAASDARCLREKGFNVIEYGPGEIETLHSIDERVSVEKLKKAVKIYKSIIKSYSCKPNN; this is translated from the coding sequence ATGGATGTTGCAGAGCTCTGTTCGGAACTTGTCCGGATAAAAAGTGTAAATCCTCCGGGGAATACCCGGGATGTTATTGGCTATATCAGGGATTATCTTGAGGATATTGATGTTCCTGTAAGTCTTACCGGCGGAGATGATGGCAGATGCAACATACTTACCGGTTATGGTCCAAAAGATCTTTTATTGCTTGGGCATGTTGACGTTGTTCCGGCAATTGCGGACGGATGGTCCCATGATCCTTTTTCAGGTATTATTAAAGACGGATTTGTCTATGGACGTGGATCAACTGATATGAAGGGCGGCTGTGCTGCTTTGCTCACTGCTTTTTCAGAGACCTTAAAGGAAGGAATTACACCAAATGCAAATCTTTGTTTTGTCTGTGATGAGGAAAACGGAGGGCCTTTGGGAGTCAGGCATCTTTTAAGGGAAGGCATGATTGAACCCTGTGACTGTATTGTTGCAGAGCCTACTCCGCACTTAAATCCTTGTGTAGGTCAAAAAGGCCTGGTCAGGCTAAATTTTGAATTTACCGGAACTCCCGGTCACGGTTCGCTGTATCCGGAAATCGGGAAAAGTGCAATTATGAATGCAACCGATTTTTTGGCATTTGCAAAATCCCTAAATGAAATAATATATGATGTTGATGACGACATTGCCTGCATTATTTCAGATTCCTCAAAAGTTATATCAGAATTTTTTGACATCTGTAATCCGGAGAATATTCTTGCGAGAATTACATATAACCCCGGTAAGATATCAGGCGGCGAAGAGCTCAATATTGTTGCCCAGAAGTGTTACCTGGACTTTGAGATGAGAATTCCCTGGGGATGTGACAGTACGCTGCTCATTGAGAATATTAAGGATGTCTGCGTTAATGCATCAGTAAATATTGAAGAGTGCAGTGATCCGACTATTACCCGCGCTGACATCAGTCTGGTAAAAACTGCATGTGAGAGTATCAGTTCTGTTTATGGTGCCAAATCTTATCCGATTGTCCAGTGGGCTGCAAGTGACGCGAGGTGTCTTCGTGAAAAGGGATTCAATGTAATTGAATACGGCCCCGGTGAGATTGAAACCCTGCATAGTATTGACGAAAGGGTTTCCGTTGAAAAATTAAAAAAAGCTGTAAAAATCTATAAATCTATTATCAAATCATACTCATGCAAACCAAATAATTAA
- a CDS encoding winged helix-turn-helix domain-containing protein gives MPVVNSVNKIRLPPSARAVLELLEDGKPRTFKDMTNEAEIAPRTIRYALKRLKENGMIIEKFNFRDARQVLYQKSELKKSDDSTEMAAA, from the coding sequence ATGCCAGTCGTTAACAGCGTGAACAAAATTCGACTACCCCCGTCAGCGAGGGCAGTCCTTGAACTCCTTGAAGACGGTAAACCACGAACCTTTAAGGACATGACTAATGAAGCGGAAATTGCTCCAAGAACTATACGCTATGCACTAAAACGTCTGAAAGAAAACGGTATGATTATCGAGAAGTTTAATTTCAGAGATGCAAGGCAGGTGCTTTATCAAAAAAGCGAATTAAAAAAATCTGACGATTCAACGGAAATGGCTGCAGCATGA
- a CDS encoding YbhB/YbcL family Raf kinase inhibitor-like protein has product MQKEIQKLSVSISVLKLPYNYTCDGNDISPEISIGGVSKDVKSMAAIMLDQTSPKGGNFVHWIMWNIDPAIMIPEDIPKKEVIDFPFNAVQGTNGFGKIGYNGPCPKPGENHRYLLKIYGLDTLLDLKPGSNYTDLQNAIHNHEVAYGETFVLYGR; this is encoded by the coding sequence ATGCAAAAAGAAATTCAAAAACTAAGTGTAAGTATATCGGTCTTAAAACTGCCATACAATTACACCTGTGACGGAAATGACATTTCACCCGAAATCTCAATCGGCGGTGTAAGTAAAGATGTCAAAAGTATGGCAGCAATAATGCTTGATCAGACTTCTCCTAAAGGAGGCAACTTTGTTCACTGGATCATGTGGAATATTGATCCTGCAATAATGATACCAGAAGATATTCCTAAAAAAGAAGTCATTGATTTCCCGTTCAATGCAGTTCAGGGAACAAACGGATTTGGGAAAATCGGTTACAACGGACCATGCCCGAAACCTGGTGAAAACCACAGATACCTGCTCAAAATATATGGCCTTGACACCCTTCTTGACTTAAAACCGGGTTCAAATTACACCGACCTTCAAAATGCAATTCATAATCATGAAGTTGCCTATGGCGAAACATTTGTCCTTTATGGAAGATGA
- a CDS encoding iron-containing alcohol dehydrogenase has translation MTYTFYNPKVALMGAGCVKDIGTQAKQIGGTKALIVSGVSKHGEELAKDIGELLKSSGVNFVIYAGAEPNPTDINVHKGADMYKSQNCDMIIAVGGGSPMDCAKGIGILATNGGKIQDYEGAGHDLKPLPPLITVNTTAGTASEMTSFAVITDTSRHIKMALVDWRLTADVAINDPELMISMPPALTAATGMDALTHAVEAYVSTISTPMTDSAAIKAIELITQYLPKAVENGKDIEAREMMAYAEYLAGVAFNNASLGYVHAMAHQLGGFYNLPHGVCNAILLPHVESFNKEIVPEKFVPIAKAMGVDVSGMDTKAGADAAIEEIKKLSAKIGIPSGLKEIGAKEEDFPVLAENALKDVCGLTNPKQAKVDEIIAIYKNAM, from the coding sequence ATGACATACACTTTTTATAACCCGAAAGTCGCCTTAATGGGCGCAGGCTGTGTAAAAGATATTGGAACACAGGCTAAACAGATTGGTGGCACAAAAGCTTTGATCGTAAGCGGGGTGTCAAAACACGGAGAAGAACTTGCAAAAGATATCGGAGAACTCTTAAAATCAAGCGGTGTTAATTTTGTAATTTATGCAGGAGCTGAACCTAATCCGACTGATATCAATGTCCATAAAGGCGCTGATATGTACAAAAGCCAGAATTGTGATATGATTATTGCGGTTGGTGGTGGAAGTCCGATGGACTGTGCAAAAGGTATTGGTATTCTTGCGACAAACGGGGGGAAGATTCAGGATTATGAGGGTGCAGGCCATGATCTAAAACCACTGCCTCCGTTAATCACTGTCAACACAACAGCAGGTACTGCAAGTGAAATGACAAGTTTTGCTGTAATTACAGACACTTCCCGTCATATTAAGATGGCACTTGTTGACTGGAGACTTACTGCTGATGTTGCGATAAATGATCCGGAACTTATGATCAGCATGCCTCCGGCTCTTACTGCCGCAACCGGTATGGATGCATTAACACATGCAGTTGAGGCTTATGTTTCAACAATTTCAACTCCGATGACCGATTCTGCAGCCATAAAGGCAATTGAGCTTATTACACAATATCTGCCAAAGGCAGTTGAGAATGGAAAAGATATTGAGGCACGTGAGATGATGGCTTATGCCGAGTATCTTGCCGGAGTGGCATTTAACAATGCAAGTCTTGGTTATGTACATGCAATGGCACACCAGCTTGGTGGATTTTACAATCTTCCACATGGTGTCTGCAACGCAATCCTGCTGCCTCACGTAGAGTCTTTCAATAAAGAGATTGTTCCGGAAAAATTTGTTCCGATAGCAAAAGCAATGGGTGTTGATGTCTCGGGAATGGATACAAAAGCCGGGGCAGATGCTGCAATTGAAGAAATCAAAAAACTTTCAGCTAAGATTGGTATTCCTTCTGGTCTGAAGGAAATTGGTGCAAAAGAAGAGGATTTCCCTGTTCTTGCTGAGAATGCCTTAAAAGATGTTTGTGGTTTGACAAACCCTAAGCAGGCCAAAGTTGATGAGATAATTGCCATTTATAAAAATGCGATGTAG
- the npdG gene encoding NADPH-dependent F420 reductase, producing MKIGIVGGTGDIGQGLAHRLSHNHEIFIGSRDKEKACIVSECTVKTLYENGIEAKCKGATNQEAVDFGDVIVLSINYRHLKSTLDSLTGFENKIVITPINPISKSDCFYYDPPKEGSAALSLKELLPESTRIVSAFNNIAANRWKQLDTELDYSVAVCSDDAEAKNIVMGLVNEVSNLNAVDAGPLQMSSIVESITPLILNIAKYNEMKDVGVRFF from the coding sequence ATGAAAATCGGAATTGTTGGTGGCACCGGGGATATCGGGCAGGGTCTTGCCCATCGCCTTTCGCATAATCATGAGATATTTATTGGCTCAAGGGATAAGGAGAAAGCCTGTATTGTGAGTGAATGTACGGTAAAAACTCTTTATGAGAATGGAATAGAGGCAAAATGCAAAGGTGCAACAAATCAGGAAGCAGTTGATTTTGGGGATGTTATTGTTCTTTCAATAAATTACAGGCATCTGAAATCAACCCTGGATTCTCTAACCGGTTTTGAAAACAAGATTGTTATCACTCCGATAAATCCTATTTCAAAGTCGGATTGTTTTTATTATGATCCTCCAAAGGAAGGTTCGGCGGCACTTTCCCTAAAGGAACTACTGCCTGAGAGTACACGGATAGTTTCTGCTTTCAATAATATTGCAGCAAACAGGTGGAAACAGCTTGACACCGAACTTGATTATTCTGTTGCTGTATGCAGTGATGATGCAGAAGCCAAAAATATTGTTATGGGGCTTGTAAATGAAGTTTCAAATTTAAATGCTGTCGATGCAGGCCCTCTTCAGATGTCCTCAATAGTTGAGAGTATTACTCCCCTTATTTTAAATATTGCAAAATATAACGAAATGAAGGATGTTGGCGTCAGATTCTTTTGA
- a CDS encoding transcriptional regulator, whose amino-acid sequence MTYSLCDIMKCDEVVRLYLPQVRAELVCRLVVDNGIPQAKVARWMGISRAAVSQYVSKKRGFGEIPISAELNEIIDAWAEGVVSGEGSVTICDICQCVSVMNNNQK is encoded by the coding sequence ATGACATACTCATTATGTGACATAATGAAATGTGACGAGGTTGTACGTCTTTATCTTCCGCAGGTGAGGGCAGAGCTTGTCTGCCGTCTTGTAGTTGATAATGGTATACCTCAGGCTAAGGTAGCCAGATGGATGGGGATATCAAGAGCTGCAGTATCCCAGTACGTCAGTAAAAAAAGAGGGTTTGGTGAAATACCCATTTCCGCTGAACTGAATGAAATTATTGATGCATGGGCGGAAGGTGTAGTCAGCGGAGAAGGATCCGTTACTATCTGCGATATCTGTCAGTGTGTCAGCGTAATGAATAATAACCAGAAATAA
- a CDS encoding Mrp/NBP35 family ATP-binding protein produces MTDNNSNSECDGNCKGCASATSCNDSQKAASGMQQKVEMNVKNVILVLSGKGGVGKSTVAVNLAMALSNKGYKTGIADADIHGPNIPKMLGIEDEKLNSYDGKHIEPVMLTGKLGVVSMAFLLPDKSSPIIWRGSMKNTAIRQFLEDVNWGDLDYLVVDLPPGTGDEALSIAQLAPNIAGAVIVTTPQEVAILDSTKSVKFIEKLGLKVLGIIENMSGLICPHCGDTIDIFGIGGGKKAADELSVPYLGRIPIDPDMRKAGDEGKPFIMRRDGTEQNKETWKHVDEVMENILLQINN; encoded by the coding sequence ATGACTGATAACAATTCAAACTCAGAATGTGATGGAAACTGCAAAGGATGTGCTTCTGCAACTTCATGCAATGATTCGCAGAAAGCAGCATCCGGCATGCAGCAAAAGGTTGAGATGAACGTAAAAAATGTTATTCTTGTTTTAAGCGGCAAGGGTGGTGTAGGTAAGAGTACAGTTGCAGTAAATCTTGCTATGGCACTTTCCAATAAGGGATATAAGACAGGTATCGCAGATGCTGATATTCACGGGCCAAATATCCCAAAAATGCTTGGAATTGAAGACGAAAAACTTAATTCATACGATGGAAAACACATTGAGCCTGTAATGCTTACAGGAAAACTCGGCGTTGTTTCTATGGCATTTTTGCTCCCTGACAAGAGCAGTCCGATTATCTGGCGTGGATCAATGAAGAATACTGCTATTCGTCAGTTCCTTGAAGATGTCAACTGGGGAGATCTTGATTACCTTGTAGTTGATTTACCCCCCGGAACCGGTGACGAGGCACTTTCAATTGCACAGCTCGCACCAAATATTGCCGGAGCCGTTATCGTTACAACGCCCCAGGAAGTTGCAATTCTGGATTCAACAAAATCTGTTAAATTTATTGAGAAACTTGGTCTTAAGGTCCTTGGAATTATTGAAAATATGTCCGGTCTTATCTGCCCGCATTGTGGGGATACCATCGATATTTTTGGAATCGGTGGTGGAAAGAAAGCTGCTGATGAATTAAGTGTACCTTACCTTGGCAGAATACCGATTGATCCGGATATGCGAAAAGCCGGTGACGAAGGGAAGCCTTTTATCATGCGCAGGGACGGAACAGAACAGAATAAAGAGACATGGAAGCATGTCGATGAAGTAATGGAAAATATTCTTTTACAGATAAATAATTAA
- the npdG gene encoding NADPH-dependent F420 reductase, with the protein MKIGIVGGTGEIGQGLSHRLSHVHEVYLGSRDKDKACDISKCTIEELGKVSIKSLCCGATNQEAVDAGDIIVLSINYKHLESTLSTLTGFEDKIVITPINPIGRSDHFYHDPPPEGSAALAVKKLLPESARVVSAFNNIAANRWKEIDTELDYSVAVCSDDAEAKKIVMDLVNEVSKLKAFDAGPLAVSSIVESVTPLVLNIARYNKLKDVGIKFV; encoded by the coding sequence ATGAAAATCGGGATTGTAGGTGGGACCGGGGAAATTGGTCAGGGGCTTTCTCACAGGCTTTCACATGTCCATGAGGTATATCTTGGTTCAAGAGATAAGGACAAAGCATGTGATATAAGTAAATGTACAATTGAGGAACTGGGTAAGGTTTCCATCAAGTCATTGTGCTGCGGGGCTACAAATCAGGAAGCAGTTGATGCAGGTGATATCATTGTATTGTCGATAAACTACAAACATCTTGAATCGACGCTGTCCACCTTGACAGGATTTGAAGATAAAATTGTAATAACTCCAATAAATCCTATCGGAAGGTCTGATCACTTTTATCATGATCCGCCTCCGGAGGGATCGGCGGCACTAGCAGTAAAAAAACTTCTTCCTGAAAGTGCACGTGTTGTTTCGGCTTTTAATAACATAGCTGCCAACCGGTGGAAAGAAATTGATACAGAACTTGATTATTCCGTTGCAGTATGCAGTGATGACGCTGAGGCCAAAAAGATTGTAATGGATCTTGTTAATGAGGTCTCAAAATTAAAAGCGTTTGATGCGGGACCGCTCGCTGTTTCATCGATTGTTGAGAGTGTAACGCCTCTTGTTCTGAATATTGCACGCTATAATAAGCTTAAGGATGTTGGAATAAAATTTGTCTGA
- a CDS encoding FMN-binding glutamate synthase family protein, protein MANLKRPNANEAVHTSNRSRNVVPMSGLCSRCLDGCKGNCDIWLSSFRGREVLYPGPFGEVTAGADKDYPIDYSHINIHGYAVGARGLLKGVTGTPDTAVFEDVDTETEYGWDKKVPMKVPIFTGALGSTEIARANWEHFAIGAAISGITLVCGENVCGVDPKLQLDKNGKVVESPEMDRRIEIYRKFHEGYGEILVQMNVEDTRLGTAEYVSSKHELETLELKWGQGAKCIGGEIKVNSLERAIELKNRGYIVFPDPTRHDVQEAFKAGAIKEFERHSRLGFVTKEGFLEEVDRLRDIGYKRITLKTGAYSMKELAMAIRYSSEAKIDLLTIDGAPGGTGMSPWPMMNEWGIPTFYLQSMAYDFATKLEKKGMRVPDLAIAGGFADEANAFKALCMGAPYFKAVCMGRGLMIPGMLGKNIQKWLAAGELPKTVSRYGTTVEEIFVTYEELREKYGERIKDIPLGAIGIYTYTQRFRTGMQQIMAGSRNFSLSSISRNDLMALTPESAEVSGIPYIMESYKEEALDILLE, encoded by the coding sequence ATGGCAAATCTTAAGAGACCAAATGCAAATGAGGCGGTTCATACATCAAACCGTTCAAGGAATGTAGTCCCTATGTCCGGACTTTGTTCACGCTGTTTAGACGGATGTAAGGGGAACTGTGATATCTGGCTTTCTTCATTCAGAGGCCGTGAAGTATTATATCCCGGTCCTTTTGGAGAAGTAACCGCAGGTGCAGACAAAGACTATCCAATTGATTATTCACATATCAATATTCACGGATATGCAGTCGGTGCAAGAGGACTTTTAAAAGGCGTAACAGGTACTCCTGACACTGCTGTTTTTGAGGATGTTGACACTGAAACAGAATATGGATGGGACAAAAAAGTTCCAATGAAGGTTCCAATCTTTACAGGTGCACTTGGCTCAACAGAAATTGCACGTGCTAACTGGGAACACTTTGCAATCGGTGCGGCAATTTCAGGTATTACACTTGTATGTGGAGAAAATGTCTGTGGGGTTGATCCAAAGCTTCAGCTTGACAAAAACGGCAAAGTCGTTGAATCACCAGAGATGGACAGAAGGATCGAGATATATAGAAAATTCCATGAGGGATATGGTGAGATTCTTGTCCAGATGAATGTCGAGGACACACGCCTTGGCACAGCTGAATATGTATCTTCAAAGCATGAACTCGAAACCCTTGAACTTAAATGGGGACAGGGAGCAAAGTGCATTGGCGGAGAGATTAAAGTAAACTCACTTGAACGTGCAATTGAACTAAAAAACCGTGGATATATTGTATTCCCGGACCCGACCCGACATGATGTTCAGGAAGCATTTAAGGCAGGGGCAATAAAAGAATTTGAGCGCCACTCACGTCTCGGTTTTGTTACAAAGGAAGGATTCTTAGAGGAAGTAGATCGCCTTCGTGATATCGGCTACAAGCGTATCACATTAAAGACCGGTGCATATTCAATGAAAGAGCTTGCAATGGCAATCCGTTACTCTTCTGAGGCAAAGATTGACCTTCTTACAATAGATGGTGCACCCGGAGGAACAGGTATGAGTCCATGGCCGATGATGAACGAATGGGGTATTCCTACATTTTATCTTCAGTCAATGGCTTATGACTTTGCAACAAAGCTTGAGAAGAAAGGAATGCGTGTTCCGGACCTCGCAATTGCAGGCGGATTTGCGGATGAGGCAAATGCATTCAAGGCACTTTGCATGGGTGCTCCATACTTTAAGGCTGTATGCATGGGTCGTGGTCTCATGATCCCGGGAATGCTTGGAAAGAACATTCAGAAGTGGCTTGCTGCAGGTGAACTTCCAAAGACAGTTTCAAGATACGGAACAACTGTTGAAGAGATCTTTGTAACATATGAAGAGCTCAGGGAAAAATACGGAGAGAGAATCAAAGATATTCCTCTTGGTGCAATAGGCATTTACACCTACACACAGCGTTTCAGAACAGGAATGCAGCAGATCATGGCCGGAAGCAGAAACTTCAGTCTCTCTTCAATATCAAGAAACGATCTCATGGCACTTACGCCTGAGTCGGCAGAAGTCTCCGGTATTCCTTACATCATGGAATCCTACAAAGAAGAAGCACTTGACATCCTTCTCGAATAA
- a CDS encoding methyl-accepting chemotaxis protein, giving the protein MKDISDIESILKSINSGDIIKRPDPEDFNPELRGIIVEIAEVVKGFEALHEGDRVLSLMAENDYTERVNGKYEGIFLRIAESINIVQDRLLNLQDVAEKIGDGDLSKLQDFKNIGGGTGKRSANDKILPAFIAMMESIRGVVDEVETLGENAVLGNLGYRGDVSKHRGAFSEVVESVNHAVEAFIIPMNEAIRVCGIYAMGDFSAGFDKKIKISGDFINFEEAVDNIGVQVSNAVNQANSISEQVSINSNEVSKGTDEVSRAAEGVAMSSQKTADLTGQLLKKMEEINYQIADLSASNEEIAGTSQEVFNAANNVVEIGKDAQKAGDDANKKMVLVEDIAQKSVVEISDLTEKIKEVNNVVKLINDITSQINLLALNAAIEAARAGEHGRGFAVVAGEVKNLAAEAREATENIEKVVSTVQSSSEKTATAIKSANTEIMEGVKSVNTAIDALNIIIKDAEQVSHDIGEITHAIENQANIANAVVSVTEEGADMTKKAQKETEELAALAEEASASVEEIGSAVHEVSELAKALKAEMDKFKT; this is encoded by the coding sequence ATGAAAGACATATCAGATATCGAGAGTATTCTCAAGAGTATTAACAGTGGCGACATTATCAAAAGGCCGGACCCTGAGGATTTTAATCCTGAATTGCGTGGCATCATAGTTGAGATTGCTGAAGTTGTCAAAGGCTTTGAGGCATTGCATGAGGGTGACAGGGTTCTTTCCTTAATGGCAGAGAACGATTATACAGAGCGTGTAAATGGCAAATATGAAGGGATTTTCTTAAGAATCGCTGAATCTATCAATATTGTTCAGGACAGATTGCTGAATCTTCAGGATGTTGCCGAAAAAATTGGAGATGGTGATCTCTCAAAACTTCAGGATTTCAAAAACATTGGTGGAGGAACTGGTAAAAGGAGTGCAAATGATAAAATACTCCCTGCCTTTATTGCAATGATGGAGTCAATCCGGGGTGTTGTTGATGAGGTTGAAACTCTGGGTGAAAATGCGGTTTTAGGAAATCTGGGTTACCGTGGTGACGTTTCAAAGCACAGGGGGGCATTTAGTGAAGTTGTGGAGTCTGTAAATCATGCGGTAGAGGCGTTTATAATTCCGATGAATGAAGCAATAAGGGTGTGTGGAATATATGCCATGGGCGATTTTAGTGCAGGGTTCGACAAAAAAATTAAAATTTCCGGTGATTTTATAAATTTTGAAGAGGCTGTCGACAACATCGGAGTTCAGGTTTCAAATGCGGTGAATCAGGCAAATTCAATTTCCGAACAGGTTTCAATAAATTCAAACGAGGTAAGTAAAGGGACTGATGAAGTCTCGCGTGCAGCAGAGGGTGTTGCGATGTCCAGCCAGAAGACTGCTGATTTGACAGGGCAGCTTCTTAAGAAAATGGAAGAGATAAATTATCAGATTGCAGACCTTTCAGCATCCAATGAAGAAATTGCAGGTACTTCACAGGAAGTCTTCAATGCAGCAAATAATGTTGTGGAGATAGGAAAAGATGCCCAGAAGGCCGGTGATGATGCCAACAAAAAGATGGTTCTTGTTGAGGATATTGCCCAAAAATCGGTTGTTGAAATAAGTGATCTCACAGAGAAGATAAAAGAAGTAAACAATGTTGTAAAACTTATCAATGATATTACCAGTCAGATTAATCTTCTTGCACTCAATGCTGCTATAGAGGCGGCAAGAGCAGGTGAGCATGGAAGAGGCTTTGCAGTTGTGGCAGGTGAAGTTAAGAATCTTGCAGCAGAGGCCCGTGAAGCAACTGAAAATATTGAGAAAGTGGTCTCAACAGTTCAGTCAAGCAGCGAAAAGACAGCAACTGCAATTAAATCTGCAAACACTGAGATAATGGAAGGCGTAAAGAGCGTAAATACTGCAATCGATGCTTTAAATATTATCATAAAGGATGCAGAACAGGTAAGCCATGATATTGGTGAAATTACTCACGCAATAGAGAATCAGGCAAATATTGCAAATGCAGTTGTTTCAGTCACCGAAGAGGGAGCTGATATGACCAAGAAGGCTCAAAAAGAGACAGAAGAACTTGCCGCACTTGCAGAAGAGGCCAGTGCATCTGTTGAGGAGATCGGAAGTGCGGTTCATGAAGTCAGTGAACTTGCAAAGGCGTTAAAAGCTGAAATGGACAAATTCAAAACTTAA